Genomic segment of Prochlorococcus marinus CUG1433:
CTCCGTTAACCAATCCTCTATTGTTGATTGTTTTGGAAGACTATATTGAATAAGAATTTCTGAGGGTATCTCTACACCTTCGACATTCATATAATGCTCTTCTAATACCCTTTGTAGAATAAGATTTTCATCTTCATTATTTAGTTTTTGACTATAACCAATTCTCCCAATGAGTTTACCAGATCTCATTTGGAAAATTTGTATACTAGCTACATTTTTTTTTGAAACAATTCCAAAGATATCTCTATTAATTGATGAATCTGGTATTGATATTTTTTGTGATTCAGTTAATAAATTTAAACCTGAAATTTGGTCCCTTATTTTTGCAGCATTCTCATAATCTAAATCATTTGAAAATTGCAGCATTCTTTTTTGTAAAAATATTTCTAAGTCATCATTCCTTCCCTGAAATATCATAGATACTTGTTTCATTATTTTTTTATAATCGTCAGATGATATAACTTCTTGGCAAACTCCTGGACATCTACCTATTGAATAATTCAAACAAGTTCTATCTTTATATACTGGTCTTGGTCTTTGTCTAAGTGGAAATATTTTTTTTATCATAAATAATGTTCTCCTTAATAATCCGACATCAACATAAGGTCCATAATATCTATCTAAATTATTTCTATTTCTTCTTCTTCTTGTAATAAATATTCGAGGATATTTTTCACTCCATGTTATGCAAAGATATGGATATTTCTTATCATCCTTTAAAAGAATATTAAAGTATGGTTTATTTGTTTTAATTAAATTTGATTCTAAGTTTAATGCTTCATATTCGCTATCCGTGACTATAATTTCAATTTCAGTTATTTGACGAACCATCAAACTTAATCGAGGAGTTAAATCTGAATAATTATTGAAATAACTACTTACCCTACTGCGTAGTTTTTTAGATTTACCAATATAAAGTAAGTTATTATCTATATCTTTAAAAAGATAACAACCAGATGACTTTGGAATTTCGGATAATCTTGATTTTAATAACTCCTTATTATTAATTAATTTATATTCAATTTTAAAATTATATTTGTTTTCTATTGTTTCGATTGAGGAATTACTCATTTATATTGATTAACCTCCATAATTCCAGCCAGTTGATGATAAATTTAGCGAGTCAACATCGTTATTCAAGTAAGCAGATTTAACCTCTCCTACAAAAACTGTATGGTCTCCATGAATAACACTTCCAACAACATTACATTCAACTCCACCCACACTATCTACTAAAATAGGCAATCCAAGCTCACCTAAATTAAATTCAACAGATTCAAATCTACCTCCTAATGCTTTTTGGGGTTTAAAAAAAACAGCTGCTAGATCCTTTTGATCACTTTTGAGCACATTTAATGAGAACTTATTGGTAGACTTTATTATCTCATGACTAGAACCCTCTGCTCTAACTGCCATTACAACTAATGGGGGAGTGAAGGAACCTTGAGTCACCCAACTTGCAGTAAATCCATTCACTTCATTTTTATCCTCGTCTCTAACGCCACAAATAAATAATCCGTGAGGTATTTTTCTTAATAAGATTTTTTTTGCTTCTAGATTTAATGTCATAATTGATTTATCTAATAATCTTATTTTAACTAAATTTCTTATTCGATCATAATAAATTCATGAAAATTCTTTATCCAGGTACATTTGATCCTTTAACTAACGGGCATCTTGATTTAATAGAAAGGGCTGAAAAAATATTTGGCAATTTAGTAGTTGCTGTTTTAGAAAATACTTCTAAAACCCCAACATTTACTCTTCAAAGAAGAATAATACAAATTAAAAATTCTCTTTCTCATTTACCTAATATTGAAGTTATTTCTTATTCTGGACTTACTGTTGATTGTGCAAATGATCTAAAAGCTAATCTTATTCTTAGAGGCTTAAGAGCAATGAGTGATTTTGAATATGAACTTCAGATTTCTCATACAAATAAATCTCTTAATAACAATATTGAAACTATATTTCTATCGACAAATACAAATTATAGTTTTCTTAGTAGTTCTCTAGTAAAAGAAGTGGCAAAATTTGGGGGTGTAATTAATCACATGGTACCCCCCTCTGTTGAAAAGGATTTAAAAGAATATTTTAAATAATATTTTTATTAGCATGATTTCAAGTAATAAACA
This window contains:
- a CDS encoding flavin reductase → MTLNLEAKKILLRKIPHGLFICGVRDEDKNEVNGFTASWVTQGSFTPPLVVMAVRAEGSSHEIIKSTNKFSLNVLKSDQKDLAAVFFKPQKALGGRFESVEFNLGELGLPILVDSVGGVECNVVGSVIHGDHTVFVGEVKSAYLNNDVDSLNLSSTGWNYGG
- the uvrC gene encoding excinuclease ABC subunit UvrC yields the protein MSNSSIETIENKYNFKIEYKLINNKELLKSRLSEIPKSSGCYLFKDIDNNLLYIGKSKKLRSRVSSYFNNYSDLTPRLSLMVRQITEIEIIVTDSEYEALNLESNLIKTNKPYFNILLKDDKKYPYLCITWSEKYPRIFITRRRRNRNNLDRYYGPYVDVGLLRRTLFMIKKIFPLRQRPRPVYKDRTCLNYSIGRCPGVCQEVISSDDYKKIMKQVSMIFQGRNDDLEIFLQKRMLQFSNDLDYENAAKIRDQISGLNLLTESQKISIPDSSINRDIFGIVSKKNVASIQIFQMRSGKLIGRIGYSQKLNNEDENLILQRVLEEHYMNVEGVEIPSEILIQYSLPKQSTIEDWLTELRKKKVKILIPKRNKKHETVEMVLKNAKLELDRILNGIQDSESSIEDLAQILELSEQPKRIEGYDISHIQGTDPVASQVVFIDGIPSKQHYRKYKIKDSNVFLGHSDDFASIYEVIHRRFRKWSRFKKSGGDFSILNDKTNSKLDNELLSDWPDLIMIDGGKGQLNAAIKALKELNLEEEVTICSLAKKNEEIFIPGFTKSLDTDENQKGVLLLRRIRDEAHRFALSFHRDKRSKRMNRSQLSQISGLGPSRIRELLEHFKSIDAIRIATKEDLSKVKGLGKNSVNDIYEYFHEL
- the coaD gene encoding pantetheine-phosphate adenylyltransferase, which translates into the protein MKILYPGTFDPLTNGHLDLIERAEKIFGNLVVAVLENTSKTPTFTLQRRIIQIKNSLSHLPNIEVISYSGLTVDCANDLKANLILRGLRAMSDFEYELQISHTNKSLNNNIETIFLSTNTNYSFLSSSLVKEVAKFGGVINHMVPPSVEKDLKEYFK